A region of the Cupriavidus taiwanensis genome:
ACCGAGGTCAGCGTCCCGCCGGTGTTGCCGACGGTATTGCCCAGCGTGCCGACCACCGCGCCCAGCGGCGACGTCAGCGGCGCCAGCGGTGCCAGCTGGCCGGTGCCCAGGCCGCTCACCGCGGTGCCGGCGCTGGTCACCGCCTTGCCCAGTTCGGTCACCACGTTGCCGGTGCTGGCGACGGTGGTGCCGACCGGGTTGGTCGAATTGGGCATGCTGCCCAGCCCGGATTGCAGGCCCGTGGCCAGTGCGCCGACGGCATCGCCGGTCGCCGCCACCACGCCGCCCAGCCCGCTTTGGGTCTGGCCCGGCAACAGCGGCAGGTTGGCGTTGCCAAGCTGGTTGCCGAGGTCGCCGACGGTGCTGCCCGTATTGCCCAGCACCGTGCCGGCGTTGTCGATCACCGTGGCGGTCGGGGTCAGCGCGGTGGGCGTCTCGCCACCACCGGTATTGCCGCCGGTGTTGCCACCATTGCCACCACCGGTTCCGCCGCTGCCGCCACCGGTGCCGCCCGTGCCCCCGGTGCCGCCACCGGCCAGGTCGGTGCCGCCACCCGTGCCGCCGGTGCCTCCGTTGTTGCCGCCATTGGTACCGCCGTTGGTACCCCCATTCGTGCCAGCGGTATCGCTGGTGCCCATCGAGGTCGAGCCGCTGCCGCTGGCGCAGCCACCCAGGGTCAGCAGGGTTGCCAGGAGTGCCGTTACGGCGAGTTGTTGTTTGCGCATGGTCTGTTCCTTCATTCCCGTCGTTTCAATCGCTCGGCCGCGCAACGCGTTTGTCTGCTGCGTGCGGCGGTGACGGTGATGGCGCAATCGGTATGCCAGCGCTTTGGCGTGCTACCGCACAGACCCTGCCGAAGTCGGGTATGGCACCCGCCAGGCCTTGCGGCATGCGGCCTGCACGGTGACCGCGGGAAGCGCCGCGAGGTCCGCCGGCGCGTTGGCATGGAGAGCGTGGCGCGTTACGCGTTACGTAACGTGTGTCGTGCGCGGGGAACAAACCAGCATCGGCGAAGCGGTGCGCGGTAAGCCGCCGCGGGGCCTGCCACGCCGCTTCGGCGTGTTCCCGCGTGCACGGAACACGTTACGTAGCACGTAACGCGTTTCGCGCTGCCGCGGCACCGTCCGCGCGCGCTTCGCCGCCACCCCGGTCCGCCCGGCAGGCCGCGCCGCGCAAGGCATGCAGGCAGTTCGCCGGTGTGTGTGCCAGTCCACCTTGCCACGCTGGCACGCGCCTTGCCATTCCCGATCCCGACGCGCCGACGATTTCGCGTTCCACCGTGTTGCCATGGCTGATGGGGATGGCAGGCAGGTCGAACAAAGCGGGACAACCGGGCGCTCGTCGGCATTCCATGCGGCGGTTCACAAGAAAAGACGGCCCGGCAGTGCCGTGGCCAACCAGACAGGAGAAGCACAATGAAGACCAAGCATCCCGCACCGCTTTCCATGACCTCGCTGGCCGCGGCCGGCGTCGCCGCCCTTGCCTTGCTGATGTCGGGCTGCTCGTCGAGCGGCGGCGGCAGCGGCGCCAATCCGCAGCCCAGCGGCGGCGGCGCCGATACGCCGGTCACGCCGCCGCCGCCGGCCGCCGCGCAGACCACGCCGACCGCCAAGGTCACCGAAGGCGCGGGCAATACCGTGGTGTCGGCGGGCAATGCCGTCAGCGAGATCGGCAAGTCGATCCAGGACGCGCCGCTGCCGCTGCTGCCCACCGACGCACGCAAGGGCGCCGGCGGGGTGGTGGTCAATGCGGGCGAAGCGGTCGGCGCGCTCGGCGCCGGCGTGCGCGACGGGCTCGGGCAGATGGGCTCGGTCGACAACCCGGTGGGCGTGACGGTGTCCAGCACCGGCAACGTGGTGCGCGAAGTGGGCGACGCCGTGGTCAGCGGCGGCGCGCTGGTGCAGGGCCTGGGCACCGAGAAGCTGGCGCCGCTGGCACCGCTGACCACGCCGGTGGGCGGCCTGGTCACGAAGGTCGGCACGGCGGTGCAGGGCGGCGGCGACAAGCTGCAGACGGTGCTGTCCGATGGCGCCGTCGCGCAGGTCACCAACTCGCTCAGCAAGGTCATCGTGCCGCTGACCAGCAAGGTCACCGACGGTACCCAGACGCTGGGCGCGGCCACGCGCCTCGGCGGACCGGCCGACGGTCTGCTCTACAAGGTCGGCAATACGGTGGCCACCGGCGGCAGCATGCTCGGCAATACGCAGGCCCCGGTGGTCGCGCCGCTTGGCGGCGTGGTGACCGAGGCCGGCAAGACCGTTGCCGCGGTCGGCGTGCTGGTCAACGGCAACGGCCAAACCGGCGGCAACCCGCTGGGCGGCTTGTTGAACAACCTGCCGCTGGCCGGCGCCGGCAACGGCCAGGGCAGCGATGGCAGCCACGGCGGCAATGCGCTCGGCGGCCTGCTCGGCAGCCTGCCGCTGGTCAAGCCCGGCAGCGGCGACAGCGGTGCCGGTGGCGGTGCACCGGGTCCGGTCGGTGCGCTGCTGGCCCCGGTCACCGGTCTGGTCGGCGGCATCAAGAGCGGGGTCGGCGGCAGTGCCGGGGGCGGCTCGGGCGGCGGCGACAGCAAGCCGCAACTGCCGATCCTGGGCGGGCTGCTCCACTGAAATGTCTCAACCCGCATAGGTGTTTTCACGGTGCGCTGTCGCTCATCACCCCGTCGCAGCGCATCTTTTTATTCCGCCTGGCTACGCGGCTGAGATGCCGGCATGGCCAGGCTGCGGGCCGGTTTGCACCGGCCCGCTTGTTCTTTAACAAGCTGCGAGCCGGCGCGTTTCAAACGCGTGCTTTAACCCCTTCGGGTCATTACTATCACCCGAGGGAGGGGTATGGTTGAGACATACCATGTCTTATAAAAAAAGCGCAGCAAGCGTGAATAGTCGATAAAAGAGCGGGCCACAGAGCACCGTGATAATCGAACGGGGGAAGCGTGATCGCGGCATCAGATCACTCGGGAGTGTCAGAAATCATGAAACGACTCATTGCACGCTTTATTAAAGATGAGCGCGGGGCGACGGCTATTGAATATGGGCTGATCGTGGGCCTCGTCGCTTTAGCTATTACCGTTGGCGCCGGAAAGCTTGGCACTGAGCTCGACGCGAGCTTTGAACGGCTCTCCGTCAAGGTCAAGGGCTGGTTCACTACATAAAGAGAAACCGGCTTCTCTAACGAGACTAGCGTGATTGCCGCGCTCCTCTGCGCGGCGACCCTCTACACAGACTTCGCTTACCGGCGGGTTCCGAACCTCCTGCTGGCGATTGCCGTGCTGGCCCTCGGGCTGGCACTGGTCGCCGGACAGGCCGCGGAACCGCCGCTGGCCGCGCGCCTGACCGGCGCGGGGCTGGGTCTTGCCGTCACCTTGCCGGTCTACGCGCTCGGGCGCATGGCCGCGGGCGATGTCAAGTT
Encoded here:
- a CDS encoding collagen-like triple helix repeat-containing protein; its protein translation is MKTKHPAPLSMTSLAAAGVAALALLMSGCSSSGGGSGANPQPSGGGADTPVTPPPPAAAQTTPTAKVTEGAGNTVVSAGNAVSEIGKSIQDAPLPLLPTDARKGAGGVVVNAGEAVGALGAGVRDGLGQMGSVDNPVGVTVSSTGNVVREVGDAVVSGGALVQGLGTEKLAPLAPLTTPVGGLVTKVGTAVQGGGDKLQTVLSDGAVAQVTNSLSKVIVPLTSKVTDGTQTLGAATRLGGPADGLLYKVGNTVATGGSMLGNTQAPVVAPLGGVVTEAGKTVAAVGVLVNGNGQTGGNPLGGLLNNLPLAGAGNGQGSDGSHGGNALGGLLGSLPLVKPGSGDSGAGGGAPGPVGALLAPVTGLVGGIKSGVGGSAGGGSGGGDSKPQLPILGGLLH
- a CDS encoding Flp family type IVb pilin, whose product is MKRLIARFIKDERGATAIEYGLIVGLVALAITVGAGKLGTELDASFERLSVKVKGWFTT